The window GGTTTTTCTTGTTCCCTACCTCATGAAATTGGATCTTCCTGTGTTGACTTTCATCTTAACTATTTCCATTTTTCCTTGCAGGAGGTTATTCCAGATATATATGACATATTTCAGCGATCCAGCTGGTGGAAAGCTTATCAATGCTCTGTTTCTTCTGAAATAGCAAGTTCAAGAGGATACTTTTGCATGCAGGTATGGTTTTGATATGTGCTGGATGGTGATTCTGCTTCTATGTTCTTATAATACACCATTCACAGGCCTGCCAGATAGATACATTAAGCATCAAAATTAGTGGTCTCGTAAGTCACCATGTTGAAAGTTGTTACAGTTACTCTCATGCTCTGTTATGGCACAGACAACTCATACATGGTTTCAAATTAACATGACCGTTAGTATGTTTCTGGCTAACTTTACTTACTGACAAGTATGGATCCTGATAGTTCTCTTGCTGTACACTCTTTCCCCAGAACTGGAGAATCATGGAAACATGGTTTTATGCTGGCTGTTGAATGAGCTTTTGCAGGTTTTGCTTCTTTTGGTTGAGTGATAGTGTTTAATTTACTGGACCGGCCCTTGATTATCTGACTGATCATCAAATATGTTTGACCTTTAACTAAATTTTAGCAGTTcataaaatatcattgtttCTTTGTAAAAcgtgggaaaaaaattaatatcttaaaGAATTAATGTtggcattgttttttttgtaaatgtcATTAAAAGTTCATTTAATGTtgccattcattttttttagtattattaataCTGCCCCCTTGCTTGCAGTTAAGCAAACTGCCTGTAAAATCCTTCAGCACTAAACCCTTTATGAATTCAATAATGGGGAGAGAACTTTGCATTGCTGAGCTTGAAGTTCCAGGAAAAAAGTCATTAGTTGTTGCCACTAGCCATCTAGAGAGTCCTTGTCCAGCACCTCCAAAATGGGATCAGATGTTCAGCAAGGAACGTGTGGATCAGGCAAAGGAGGCCATCAACCTTCTCAAGAAGAACTCAAATGTGATTTTTTGTGGTGACATGAACTGGGATGATAAGTTGGATGGTCAGTTTCCTTTCCCTGATGGATGGGTTGATGCTTGGGTAGAGTTGAAGCCAGGGGACAATGGATGGACATATGATACCAAATCCAACCAAATGTTGTCTGGTAATCGTGCATTGCAAAAGAGACTGGATCGATTCATATGCAGTCTCTGTGATTTCAAGATCAGTAAAATTGACATGATTGGTAAGGATGCATTACCTGGCTTATCATAtatgaaggagaagaaagtgAGAAAAGAGGTAAAGATGTTGGAGTTACCTGTCTTGCCTAGTGATCATTATGGTTTGCTTTTAACAATATCCGGTCTGTAAAGTTAGTAACGATTTTATCTAGCTGGACGATCACGATACAGTCAgggaacaaaaaaaacctttgagCATACTTTGCATGCAATTTTGTACAAAACAAACTCAAAGATGCAAAGGCCTGGAGCAGCTTGCAGAGCATGCTGTTACAGATTTTGTATAAAACTCTTTGGATCGAAATGATATGAACGGTTTCTTGTAACTGAAGCGTTAATTAAATGTTCTACATTATCATCACTAGTATCAATTAACGGATTGCCCAGAATTTTATCAGTGAGCATTGAAAGTTGGCTAAGCTGCTTGTGCTTGAGAATTGCtgtcataatattttgatttgtgatGTTATTAGGTATGAATTATAGCAATAGATCATCGCCATTagacaacattattttaatttgtatcttAAGTTTCTAGCTCACCTGTATGCCCAAGTGGTTCAACTGTTTTCGTCTAAAACTAGAGATCAACAAGAACCTGAAATGTTAAAAccataattgaatattttttaatgttttgggtTGCATTAGATCGACACAAGAAATTAAGCACGCATGGATGATCAACCACTGTTCCGCATTTGGCAGATTTCATTCAGTTTCTATTGCACATTTTGCCTTCAATGTTGGAAATTATTGATCACTTGGAGTTACACTTAACATTCGTAATATCGTATCATTTAAGAATACTGCATGGTTatggaaatatgagaagtgtttAGTTGTGAGGACAGAAGAACATACATCTAGGCAAGGTGGATAAGTATGCACTGTTAGGTTTTGCTTTGTAGGACCACCATTTCGAAATTCATGACTAGGAAAGATGATCCAGAATCCAATAACGGGGCCAGAACTTATCCATCCATGGACTCCACCATCTTTATTGTCCATTGAATATTGGTACATTTAATCACTCACAGCATTTTGCCAGCATGAAATCAACATTATATCTTGCAGTTGAAGGAACAAACAGTCATCGGTACCGTATCCTACTTGCCTCTCCTTTGAGATCAGGATTAATTGGATTTACCAAAAGAACTGACTCAGGCACAATTAGCTGTTTGCCTCTGTCTGGAAGTAGATCTTCAGGCATTAGCATTATCCCTTGCTTCTCATCAGTGATTGCCATGTAATGAAACCTAAAACAAGCATTTTCGCTTAAAGCCAACAAACATGTACAGAAAGAGGCATTAATTAGGGAATAGCGTAGAGAGCATATTTTACTTGTCGCGTCCAAACTTGAAGACCATCCTTGTCTGAGCAAGATCAAAAGCTGGATATCCTGCCAGAAGCTCGTAGATGGCATAGCAGAGGAATCCTGAAACACCACTATTCAATATGTACCTAAGAACAGAAAGAAGATTATATTAAAACTCAATATAAGTTcaggaaaattaattttgaaagaggAACAAGAAGGCTCAGATGGATCAAAGACCTTATGTCAATACTGAGAGGCAGTTTGGTGCTCATAAATGAAATCTCTAACTTGTCATTACTATTATAAATTACACTATACTCAGCTCCATGCAATCTGCAACATACAAAGTAACaaatattttgaatcatttaagAGAAACTAAGTATGACAAGAAAGTATCATAGCTATTTTGTTCAAGTGATGGTCATACAATTGATATCTGTCCTGCCCTCCTGGCAAGTTGCAATTGATGTCCCAATATTTGCAAGTTATACACAGACAATGTTATATAGTTGACTTGTCAAGTTATGATCAAGATTATAAGAACATGGACTAGTGAGATCATCTTACAATTGCAGCAGCAGCATTAGAACATGTTCTTTGCTTATCCAAGACTactgaaaaaaagaatttgaagtaTGAATAATTGtggggctttttttttttttttaaaggttatcCTCTACTAGATTCATTTGATTTTAGGTCAAGAATGCTGTCCATTCCTCCATATTTAAGGCCTGTTAAGTACCCTTGAGGTTTCAATATTGTGACTTGTGAGCCTTGCCAAACTCTTGTCCTGTATGACCTGCACCAAATTAAACACCAGCGTGTAGTATGAAAAAGAGGTAGAGGTACACACGAGGCTTGTAGCTCAGTGGCATTGGCAGGCTTTGCCCTGCCTGAGTGCCCTGGTTCGAGCTCTCGTGTGTACCCAGCACTTGAGGGTTTAActgctgtggtcaattcgtggacttgttccgcccccgtcccgggttcgaccctctatgtgtacgcctgtcacccccgcggtgccttacctgctcctgggcttgcaggatgtccagcggaccgtggggaatagtcgtggtgcgcgtaagctggcccggacaccccacgtaaatttaaaaaaaaaaaaaaaagaagaggtagAGGTGAGAGTTAAGACTTGTGGGGCAGTAGAGTTACATATGGACCTTGGTTGACCAACCTCACTTTCCCCTTTCCCATTAAAGATTTTGTACCTCTTACCTTTTTCCTCTCAATTACTTGTGATGATTATATATCATTTTCAAGTATTAGATGACTAAAGAGTGATAAGGTAGTTGGTTACcaagaaaatacaataacatCAATGTTTATAATCTTTCATGTCTCGTTAAATTGTCTATGCTTTGACAATACAAGCTAAGACTGCCCTAGTTAATATTAACGAGTTGATGGCTCTTTGTTGAACCTACATATGGAATTATCTTGAACTGCATTAATTAGCTGCTTTACTTCAAGGTGTCTTCTCTACGCTTCAAGAGACAGTGTATTATTAAAAAGGAAAGTAGAGAAGGATCAGGATATTGGGCTTTCCATGACTGATTTTGGACGTAATGTTTGGGCCTGAATGTTATGATTTGGATTAAGTCAGTGAAGTTAGAGAAAATAAAGAGGATGAACGAGGGGGAGAAAGTTTAATATTGTAATGGTAAAGaacagtatttttttaaaattgtatgttGTGAGGAtggtttaaagtatttataCACCTGGCCACCTAGGATTACATGACTCACCGACGAAGATAATAGGAGCACTACGTAGTAGCTCATATGATAAGGAGGGGATAATGAGTAGTGATTCTTCTTCCTGACGATAAGTGGGTGTGGTGATTATTCACCTATTATTTCACCAAAATGTGAACCAATCAGGAGACGTGCATGTATGTAATAAAGTGGCGCCATACTATCTCTTTGAAATGTGTAGCACAACCCTGTGATCTGGTCAGTTTCAGGTCGAAATGGTTAAGGAGGACTGGTTTGAGCCTGGCCTGAGGGCCTGATTTCAGTCTGTTTGGGACtcgttttccttcttttcttttttcctgtcaGAAAGTCATGCACTAGTTTTTGTTTGCTATCGGAAATAATAGAAGAGGAGAGGCTGCAGCCTGTTGGCTGCTGCCGCACATTTGGCTACATCTAAAGACATGCCAGGCTAGCCGGCATTGTCAAAGAATCGAGGTATTGCATATGATTCCAACCTCATTGCTGTCAAATTgctacctgtttttttttttttttttccagttataAATGAGAGTTTCCAACTTGATGCtataacacattaaattatatgTGCATGTTGTATCTTTACATATCCCATGCCAACTAATTCAACACCTCTCTTACTTTTGTTATTAACACATAATTTGCATCAATCTTCAGCATATCACGTGATAATAAATTAACCACAAGTTCTGAATCTGACTCTAGAATCAGTTTTTTATTCCCAGCGACCATGCCAGCTCTATAGAGGAGTCTTAAATATCATCAGTTGAACACCAGTATTCTTCGTTAGCCGACAGTGAATCCCAACCATGCCAATCCGCCAAAGAACCAAATCATTGGACTATGTAGGCATGAAGTACGTACTTTTCTAGACCACATTAATATAGTCAAATTAGGGATCCACGTTGTTGATAAAACTTCTCATTCAATTTATTCAACATTGAAGGATTACAATCAACACTCACTTTCTACTCGATATCCATGATCCATGCATTCGATCAAGCTTACAAGAAATATATGTCAAAAGGCCAAAGCTTGTATGTACAgtccaagaaattaaaaaaaaatgggaccAAGAAAGGATCcatggaaattaaaaaataaagacaccCCACATGCAAATGATGATTTTGCTTCAATGTTGGATGCATCTAACATTAATTAGCACCGccttaataagaaaaatactcTTAATTTGGAAATCCAAAAGTCCAAAAAGGAAAGTACCCTTTCCTTTAAGGATTTACTAATAATTAAAGCATCAAATTTAGAAATTTCCCAATCTTTTTGCTTTCCTGtttcataatttccaaaattcccTCTTTTTATAGAAGGAAACGACTTTGGGAGTTACCACTTACCAAACTATATAGGAAACAAAACTATAATAGCTCtcttatacacacacacacacaacattCTTTCTTGCTTTATCGTTTCTCAGACACAAAAATTACATACCAATTGACCGgaatttctctctttctttgtgtCTTTTCTTGGCCCTTTTTCTTTGACACCACCATGCAAGAGACGGAAGTAAACACTACAAGAAGATGGGGCACGGGCCGGAAGAAGGTGGAGATGAAGAAAATAGAGAGCAAAAGCAGCCTAATAGTGACTTTTTGCAAGAGACGCAATGGTCTTTTCAAGAAAGCTAGTGAATTTTGCAATTTATATGATGATGCCAATCTTGCTATAATCGTTTTGTCCCCTAACCAAAGACCATACTCTTTTGGTCATCCTGATGTGAATACCGTCGTTGATCAATACCTTGGTGATCAAGAAAGCAGTGAAAGAAACAATATTTCTTGTTCAGAGGACACACGTGGGAAAAACAACATGGATTGTGACACTATTAATGAAGAAGGAGAAGGGTATTGGTGGGAGAGGTCGGTTGAAGATTTGGATTTCGAGGAACTTGAAAAGTTTAGGGCATCTTTGGAAACATTGAAGACTAATGTGGC of the Populus nigra chromosome 7, ddPopNigr1.1, whole genome shotgun sequence genome contains:
- the LOC133700169 gene encoding agamous-like MADS-box protein AGL62, producing the protein MQETEVNTTRRWGTGRKKVEMKKIESKSSLIVTFCKRRNGLFKKASEFCNLYDDANLAIIVLSPNQRPYSFGHPDVNTVVDQYLGDQESSERNNISCSEDTRGKNNMDCDTINEEGEGYWWERSVEDLDFEELEKFRASLETLKTNVAMRVQEERRTRVSTRDFLGGFA